Proteins co-encoded in one Oreochromis niloticus isolate F11D_XX unplaced genomic scaffold, O_niloticus_UMD_NMBU tig00003174_pilon, whole genome shotgun sequence genomic window:
- the LOC109196972 gene encoding zinc finger protein RFP-like — MKKKLFEAELQRVQQYEVDVTLDPDTAHPDLILSDDGKQVYHSDVRKKLPDNPERFSQCVCVLGEQSFSSGRFYFEVQVKGKTEWTLGVATESINRKGNITARPQDGFWTVRLRNGNEYKALAGPSVPLCLHPGPEKVGVFVDYEEGLVSFYDVGAAALIYSFTGCSFTHKLHPYFSPCNNDGGKKSAPLIICPVNQTDQ, encoded by the coding sequence ATGAAGAAGAAGTTGTTTGAGGCTGAGCTGCAGAGGGTCCAGCAGTATGAGGTGGATGTGACTCTGGATCCTGATACAGCTCATCCTGATCTCATCCTGTCTGATGATGGAAAACAAGTGTATCATAGTGATGtgaggaagaaacttccagacaacccagagagattttctcaatgtgtttgtgttttaggaGAGCAGAGCTTCTCTTCAGGCAGATTTTACTTTGAGGTTCAGGTTAAAGGAAAGACTGAGTGGACTTTAGGAGTGGCCACAGAGTCGATCAACAGGAAGGGAAACATCACAGCGAGACCTCAGGATGGTTTCTGGACTGTGAGGCTGAGAAATGGAAATGAGTACAAAGCTCTTGCTGGTCCTTCAGTCCCCCTCTGTCTTCATCCTGGTCCTGAGAAGGTGGGGGTGTTTGTGGATTATGAGGAGGGTCTGGTCTCCTTTTATGATGTaggtgctgcagctctgatctaCTCCTTTACTGGCTGCTCCTTCACTCACAAACTCCACCCATACTTCAGTCCCTGTAACAATGATGGAGGTAaaaaatctgcacctctgatcATCTGTCCTGTCAATCAAACTGATCAATGA